tcagtgctgccactgttcgcgttgacgacaagctgccgcagcccacgccgtcgcccgtccttgcgcgacgccgctgctgctctcctcgcctataaaaggagcaaggccgtgacgagccccgtcaccagcccaagcatgccgagccgcttcgctccaccagctgaaccactcctcccgagcccagctcactcacgagacaaagctccaacagttgaccctcttcctcgagctgttccgcgccaaggtgagcatggcaggcagctcccccgaccattaactccacaacaaaggcccaaaacacccaccaggctgtgagcacttaatccaaatcattctaccaaccaaaaactcaatatctctttcatatcaactccttttcacgtaactctttttcctcctattttcatttccatttgagcttattttattgcttgcttgtgtttgcttGCCGGTTGTGCCAttctcgcccgtagatcacagagtgaccgaggaggagcctgccaaggagccagaagacccgtaccacgagcacgaagccgccgccgccgccgcgtacgaaagcgaaggcaagtttcatcgacccctacgtgagcggttgcatccatgtgaggacgtctagctgtagcctgggtctaggatcgattacatataccagtacttgagtgattgagtgtgctcatgcatgcatctgagtagtcatgcatattCAGAACTGAGAATAGGATTcgaagggatctggctgagaccagggcagctgggtatgctggagccggcgctaccgtggtggtagactggcaggtgagtgctaccgtggtggtaggctcgagttgacatgttgagggatggttgctgccctggtgaaccataaggaccgagttattttgacatctcacctagcttactttagtacgaccacaggtttCGGTATGGGctggacttagcctaatcccactggttagcctgacggtcgcggggatggtttacgggtatagaccattggggtcagggcccgagggtttgtgcggccgggctggggcgtgaccacggctgggtgtcggctatgtcggttgtccgttcgggcagccgagcgtgtgggtacagtgtacgacctctgcagagtgtataatccattcgaatggtccgtgcccacggtatgggCAGGCTATGGTGTGGTCCTGataactagtgagctacctattgtgggtTGTGCCGGGAAGGGGTTGCATACCATTAGCTGCATTATTAGTAGAATGTGCTTATTATGTGTCGTGCATGTCAgacccctcccgtagggtgaggtggagcttgctgagtacttttgtactcacccctattgatttttctccagaggatccagactttgtgccggaagactacgagtagatcgtgtccgcacccaagctgatcgagtggagccgtgatggatgaagagctagtcctgcatgtcgttatgctagttgttatcctatggttgttctgtatAGCtctgtgttgtcactttactcctcatgtacgtgttaaataaagctctgtatgactctaggctccacttgatgtaacatgtattatgccggagaccttattcggtaattaatacatggtttagccttgatcttcgggtcggggcgcttcacaAATAAAACTCAATTGTTATCAGAACCCGCAACAAACTATCAAATGCACTTGTTGCTTGGAAAAATTGTGCTGAATTATGTGGCTATTAGGAAGCCAATTGAAATTGTTTTGCTCGCCACTATCTATATCATCAAATACAAAGAAGATCTAGAAATCcacacattaatctaaaaaagagaaatatTTGAACCGTCGAATTTataaagatctaacggtctagacTAGCctaaagagtccatatcaaatataaatattttctaATTTACAAAATATTAATTCACTGAGATTGATTTAGCATATATGATATCAGTATTAAATACAACTCTAACTTCGTGATGTCCATATCCAATATGGTAGTAGAAGCAAATGTAACTATGAAAAAACAAAAATCTAGCTATTAAAGTAAATCATCAAGCGTAGGCACATTGGCTTTATACAACAAATCGATGAGGATGATCAAAGCGAACAGACTAAAGATGGACGGTTTTGGGTGGTTACTGGCGGTGATgaggaaatattttttttgtattggACAAACCAACCACTATATCCATATGGGTAGATATATAGATCCACGACAGTTGCAAGAGACACCGCGATGGCGTCTCAAATGGCAAAGGATGCACCAAAAATGCAGTGGATGATGCTGGCACAAGATCGGAAAAGGCTTCCACTGGAGCAACTAGTTGGCTGCACCACTGTCCTATCATAAAGCTATGATGATGCCGCTGCACCCTGACGGTAACCTTGCGACTGGCCATGGCCTTCACGGCAGCACTCGGTCAACAGGTTTGGGCGTGCAGTGTGCCCACGTTTTGGGTGGTGTCGCACTCCCCCTACACCGCTCGCAGCGACTGTTGGGggcagctgctgccgccgcgcctccgcaAGCCGGCAAGCTAAGCCAGTCAAAATGCAAATTGAGATTAATATTTGATACAAATGCGTATCTATAGCAAGATACATGCAGTTCTCAATGAGATGGGATAACACAAACAGCCCAGGATGCATTCTCGATTAATTATCAAGGTGTCGCGGGCAGGGCTCCTTGGGATCAGAAGTCAAGAGGGCATCTGATGAGCACAGAGGAGAAGCTATAACTTGAATTGCTTGCATAATAGCGAATTTGTTGACCCTTGGGAAAGATGCAGCGGCTGGAAGATAAATGGGGTATGCATGAAGATAAAGTATTTGGAGATTGTAgaacaaagaaagaaagggagatTTGGCATGATCAGAACTAATAAAAGGGGATGCAGCCTCTAGGACCCATTAACGTTTGGATTCAAACTTCAAAAGTTAATAACCAATGATCTATGGTAGAATACATTACATCACTCAACAgagtttcttcaaaaaaaattcaaggatATTTGTCACTTTCGAACTATCAAACAAAAAAGTACACCACAATCAAAAATTAAAAGgttaactatatataaataatatatgaaAAGGTTTGAATTTATATATTACTTTTagtaaataataaaaataatatgTATCTATATGAAAAGATATCTTTTCTCATGAATTCATATTTCACATGAATATGCCACAGAATAATATGATGGATAAAACATGGACAATGTGTTGAAGCTGTCCTTGTGATTTTAGCTAACTAATAGTCCTTGAAGCTGTCGCACAGGAGGAAAAGCTCGAGATCGGGGAGAAAGTCTTGTCCAGGTGATGCTTCCTCTGCTGCCATCTGCGCCATCATGTCTCCTCCTGCGGAATAATAATATCCATCGCAGGAGGAGTCGCCGGAGATGCATGAACTGCTTGTGGTCGATGGCGTATGATAATCTGTTGCGGTACCgcagggctgctgctgctgcatacCGCCGATAGGAATTAATGATGGCTGATCAATATCATgttggcacggcggcggcggcgtttgaTGATAGAAAGCAAgggcggaagaggaggaggcctcgaCAAGAGGAGGCAGCACCAGCACCGCCGGTGGTTCTTGCTTGACGACGACATTATTATTCATCACGGCAGCAGCATTTAGAGGATGAGGATTGATGATGTTGATCTCTCTGTCGTCGCTGCTCTTGTTGGCAGCCGTGGTGGTGGCTGATGTGCCGTAGTTGTTGCAGGTGTGCTTGTTGTTGTAGGTGACCTGGAACACGGGAGGGTCGCTGATGCTGTCCTTCAGCTGGACGTGCTTTGTGGCGAGGCAGCCAGTGTCATCCTTGTAGGTGCACCTGAAGTAGCTCCTTGTGAAGCTGGTGCCGTTGATCTTCTTCTCGCCGTATTTCCTCCACTCGTAGCCGTCCTCGTAAGGTACAGTGGTCAAGCCTGCCCATGATGAGCTTGTTTTtcctgcggctgcggcttcCATTGTTGTTCtgaaatgcatatatagtaATCAATTAGTAATTGCAGAAGGAAATTAAGgataattaaataaacaaggttAAACATGCATGTATGGCAACACTCGATATATACTGTAGATGGCTTTGTTAATTCCTACTACTAACCTTCTTCTCTTGCCTCTTCTGGCCGCGCTCGTTGTTATCGCTTCCGGATCGGGAGCTGCTCCGCCATGGCTGGGCGGCTCAGCTTTGATGCTTATTGGTGTGGCCGGAGCAGAAGaagattgctgctgctgctgcttcatgACGGAGAGGGCGACGTTGAGTGCTCGCAGAGCCTCGCTGAGGAGGGTCTGGGCCAGCTGGGTGGTGGTCGACGGCGGGCAGTGGAGGATAAGGAGGGGCTGCTGGATCTTGATGCGCTCGTACACCtgcgccaccacctccaccgcgTGCTCACGATCCGCCACACAACAATAATCCTCCATTGTGCTGTGCTACTGATCGATCGATGATGGCCTGGATATACTAGATGTGTGCTTGTGGTAGTAAGTGATCGATACCCACGCCTGCGCGCTTATATATGCGGAATGGTCTAACTTTCAGTTGACCACCAGATCGAGCTAGCAGAGCGCGTGGAAGGTACGGTGGTGCACAAGCAGCAGCTGCAGGTCCAGGAGCAGGTGATCGAGTTCTCACTGTACTAATTTAACTGAAAGTGTGCGCACTAATAACCCAGGTAGTTATTATAAGACGAAGATGCTTGGAATGAAGCTCGGAACGAACCTGCTTTTTCTTAATTACTTTCTTTCCTATTCCTAAGGTTCAGCCACAAACTAGAGTGCCCCTCGAACTTGACAGAGTTGACGACGCGTATACGCAGTCAAGGGGAGGAGAAAACAAAATCTGAACCGCAGAAAACCAATAATGTTACAACTAATACCCGCATGCCAAGACAACCCCTGCGCACGCATGCAGACAAGCTGCAGGGAGTCAGAGTACATGGTCAGGTTTCAGATCATTATTTGAAGCACATGTAATAAgccgctagctagctagctagctagcctggGCTAGCTAATTCAACAATGCAACTTGCCATTAACAAACATGCACTGCATCAACCATATTATATTGATGTGCCCTGACATTAATATATATTGCACCATCTGGATTAGATTAATCAAACACGTGTTGTACGTTGTGCCAGCTACGTATATATAAGCAATCTAGATTAGTATAAGCAAAACATCGTGTCTGACCACAACATGCATGCAGGTTGCAGGAATAATTAGTTTACCAATCAAGTTGCTAACGATTATAATGATGATTATTGGTACGTGCAATGCCTGTGCCAATCACGTACTTTATTTAATCTATCTACTGCATCATGTCGTACTAGATTGTTTGCATTCTGCCACGTGCGTCTCACTACTGTTGCTCCTTCGCACCACGTGCGTCTCATAAATTCACAATCCTTGGCAACTTCCCATGGGCGCAGAATGTTTGGGTTAGACTTGAAGGTTGAAGAATGTACTCTGATGATAAGTAAATTAATAGTGTAAAATGGCCAGGACTTAACTATGTAAGTTCTAATATTTGTGAACTAGAATGTCCTCTAGGCCGGGCAATACCATATTATAATGTATTCACAGCACCTAGCAATGCAAATACAAaacttaggcctctgtttttttccatatatacaaaaaaaaattcttctcTTGATTTTTATTGTGCTCCTAACCTAAGCTTGCTTAGCTTGGTCTCTCTTTCCATAGTACTTATTGGCGGTATGATCAATcaagatttgcgtcaacaaaGATGTACTTTGTTTAATTAAGCAATATAATTTTGGGATCGTGATGCCAACGTTAGGGTACTCACGTCATGCGTGCCAACGTAATAAGTAACGGGAGAAAGAGAGACCAATATAATTAATGCATCTTGTTGACGATGCAatataaggccagtctcagtggggagtgtcatcgacacagttacctaTACTAGAATCTTAAGAACTGTGCCAGTGGAggatcatggtgatgacactcctctcacattttATGACACTCATCTTTTCTCTCCCCTCATACTATTGGTACATGTTATCAAATTTAATGTCCATGACACTCTTATGACCCtctcactgagactggcctaatgcAAGCTAGTCCAAAGACAACCACACGCGACGACCTGACCTGACGCACCCCCACATAACAGGACGATCCTCGCTAGATTTGCAGTAGTGCATCCTTTTCCCCATTCTTTCATCATGCATGTTACCGTTTGTCTGCCTtttatgtacatatatataatcTCTTCACTTGCCTTTCCACACGCAGAGCATATAGAATTGCAGTAGTGCATCCTTTTCCCCATTCTTTCATCATGCATGTTACCGTTTGTCTGCCTtttatgtacatatatataatcTCTGCACGACTGCACTTGCCTTTCCACACGTACGCAGAGCATATAGAATGATAATAGCGCGTGTAGCTTTTATCTTTACTGCTGCTTTATTTGTTTATCTAAAGAGGCTGTACATGCAGAGCACTTGCCTTCTGTGCAGATTCAGTCATCTAGATCTCATGCATGATTATTCAATTAATTTGCTTGTGATTTTCCCTCCCGGATATCTTGAAATCTTCAGTGGTTCCATTTCGTTAACGTACATTCCAAACtgtactagttttttttttaaaaaaactgaaTTAGTATACTTTGAGTATGTTTTCCTGTCCAACAAGCAGCTTCAGCTGCATGCTAAATAGGAGTAAAGCAAACTGGTGTGTACGCATGGTATACATGAagctttgctttcctttgagatGAAGGAAAGAAAACAAACTTTCAGGTGGTGAGCAGGTCGACCACGATAAAAACTAATTAGGGTTGCTTGATTTCTTCTATAGCAGACTTCTGATGACTGCTAGTGCGCGCGCCCGTCCTTTCGGATCGTGGCGCAGTGTGCGTTCACATGACAAAGTGATCCAGACCAGCCTGTATATCGCCGCCGTCCTGCGTAAGCGAAATGCCACACAAGATTTCACTCAAGGATAATCCAACTTggcttttatatatttttattatgagGATGTATATATACTCATTAAGGATCGATAGACACATGTACATAGGGATATGGTAACGGATCATAACCCTAACAGTCTTTTCATAATCCAACTtagttttatatatttttaactcaaaattatataagataagATCCCGATCTTTTTTGGACCTATCTCTTAGACTAAATTTTGAGGCTCTTTTACCGTCCTTCATGTACACCTTGTAATTTTATTTTGTAGGAATACTAGCAAGTATAAGTTAAGTTCCCCTGGAAAATAGGAGTCAGGGTTACCAACGAATAGCTCTTCATGGTCAAATAAATTACTGCGTAGCCCGCTGGGATTTGAATTCCAATGCCCACTAGCTCCATCAATCCTATGGGGAAAAGGAACAATTCAAGGGgagaaattgaaaaaaaaaacgttTCCCAGGAGACCAAATTAAACGAACTTGCAAGAATCCCTTCAAGTCACCATAGAGAAAACTATTCCACAAAATTTGTATAGAAGAATCCTTCAAAAATGTTCGTAGGGAGCCTTGACCATATTGTAGGGACAGATAATAAAGAAAACAAATAACAAATAAGTGCCCGTAGTGGGGCTTGAAGAGCTTGTGCGTGTTCGTCCTAGGCCCTTTCATCGGCTTGTgtttgtgaacaaaatcgagcCCTGTATTTAGCCCAGTCCACGTCGCCCACAAACAAATCTAGTAGACCACAGCCCAAAGGCACAAACAGGCTGAAATGCACCACGGCTCACTTGCAGGGGTCAGCAGGCCCAACCCACCAGGCTTCACGTTCATGCGTCAAAACCATGTCAACTAAACTACTCAAAGTATAATACTTATTACTCCATCCATTCCAAATCGTAGTTTATTTTAGTAAATCTAGAAATacaatttcttgttatgcacgTAGATATACACTATATATGTTTAGATAGATAGGAAAAACTATACATTTAGATttgtcaaaacgacctacaatttaaAATGGGAGTAGTAGTATTGATTTACTCATAACTCATTACAACACTACACATAGATGAAACATACATTTTGAGGCATACCAAAGCCAAACTGTTTCTGAAAAAGTAAAGTATGTGTAAAATCAATACTAGCACATCTCAAGATAGAAAAAGTAAAGTATGTGTAAAATCTACCTAACAGACAAACAGTAGTTAGGTATTATCAGAATGACCAGGCAAATCTGTACAACAAATCGATTGTGCTGGTACACCCTCTTTTGTCTATAACGGAGCTCCAATCCCTTTCTTCTCGTCGTTCAGCACAAATGTGCCTTGAATGCGAGTGTCAAGAAGCAACTCAGGCAAATCACTCTgagtgtgtttggttggagggtccaattgggttgGGACGGGTTCGACCCAGTTGGACCCGTGTTTGGTTTAAGGTTCATGCGGGTTGGGTTCAGCCCCAAAGAGGTATATGCCGCGTAGATGCGGGTCGGAGTGGTCCGCCCAAATCGAGCGGACCACCCGACCCACTTCGACGGCGTCGAGCGTCCGTCTCGCTCGGCGGCACGGAAGCGCTGGGCAAGCAGAGCAAGGGCGGGCGGCGCAGAACTCCGGCATTGGAAAGGCGCGTGctaggcggcgcggcgcggggcgacCACGGCCCGCTGCAGCACGGCTGGGGTCGAGGCCGCGCGGGGCGAGCCGGTGAGGAGCAGTGGGCGAGCGGCGAGCCGACGAGGCCGCGCGGGGCGAGGAGCAGGGGGCGGGGCCGGGGGCGAGCAGCGAGGGGGCGAGAAGCGAGGCCAGGCTGGGTGACGAGCATCCGCCGCGGGTGGcaccggcgagctcggggcggagggaggagcggcgctcgcagcggccggcggcttGCGGCGCGGCCAGCAGCATGCGGCGCTCGCAGCGGCAAgctgcggcggtggtggctcgcGACGTGCAGCTCGGGCGGCGCTGTGTCCGGTGGCCGGAGTCGGGCGAGGCAGGGCCGGTGTAGCCGAGCAgtagcgcggccgcggcggcccgaggcgcggccggccgagccgagcagcggcgcggccgcggcggcccgaGCCGAGCAGCGGGACGGCGAGCAGCACCGAGACAGGACGAGcaagcggcgggcggcgggggcgagcggcACCGGGACGGGGCGAGcaagcggcgcggccgcggcggcccgaGGCTCATCCGGCGGACGGCGGGGGCGAGCGGCACCGGGACGGGGCGAACGTGCAGCGCCGAGCAGGATGTGcccatgaggaagaagaaggtgcaCCCTATGACATGCGGGTCCCACGGCTAATAGCACTAACGGTGTCAACTTGTCATCCATCTCACTTCATCTCATCCTCCATACCAAACAGAAAACTGGGTAGAACCTATCCCTCCCAACCAAACACGAGATGGGTTCAACCCAACCCAAAAAATAGAGTTGGATCCAACCCATCCCATCTAGTCTTTGAACCAAACACATGCTCTGTCGCTCAATGGAGATAAGTAGGTTGGGTACTGGGTCCCACTAGTTGAGACCAGAGACATGAATGTCGCCTCCCACTCCGACAGGTACAAACTCCACTAGGCACTTCAACATGCACCAAGAGCACCCATCATAtatgcttcttcctcctcaaaaATTATCACAAGAAATGCAAGTACTTGATGCATCTCAAATGACTGATCAGCAACAATGTTCTCAGCAGAGCACCCCTGCTGCTGGACCACTGCTTGCTGCTGCAAAACCGTCAACCTTCATCAAAACCACTTAACCAGTTAACTGTTACTTGTAGGAGTTGATGTGTCTGCCCACTAAAAACTGGCTTGCATAGGGGCTTCTCTCTGGTTGATGACTGGCACTGAAAGAATTTATGTTCGGGGACTGTGGCATAGCTGAGGATCCCCAGTCGCATGGATCCCCAACTTTGTTGTACTCGTTTCATCATTTGAGCTTAggatgtgtttagttcgcggaaaagtttgggttttggtactgtagcacatttcgttgttatttgacaattagtgttcaattataaactaattaggcttaaaagattcatcttgtaTCAAACAGttatactgtgtaattagttatttttttaactgcatttaatactccatgcatgtgtccgaagattcgatgtgacgggtactgtaggattttttttagaaactaaacatggccttatATAGTTATATGTGAAGTCTTGTTGCAACAAGTCCACTTCAACTTTGAACAAATTTTGACGACTATTATGTTAAAATTTGGAGTAAACAATATCCAGGCATAAATTATGCTGCATTTTCTCCTGATAGAGAATCCAACTTGCTTCTAAAACTCAAGACATCTTGATAAAATTATTACTGTATATAGAATCTGTAAAGTTTAGTGTTTCAGTAGTAGGCTAGTAGCAGAATGACCAAGCCGACTCTGCTGTCAGGATTCAGGAATTCGAGACATACATACTAGTCTCATCTCTAAACAAACAAATAAAGCTACCTCAACAACCCTTTTCTGTATCATGTACTATCAAATAAAAGGAACTCCAATATCATTCTCTACATCATTCAAGCACAAAAACGTGGCTTGAACATGAATGTAAAGAAGTAAGCAACATGGCTGTAGTATCTATATGGGGATCTGTCTGTAGGTTGGGTCCTTGTGGTTCAGGCTCGGGACAGCAATGTTGCCTCCCAGCACTTGACGCTCCAAACTGGCACCAAGCTGCCTCCCAGCATATATAACCTTCTTCCATGAACAGCATCATAAGAAATGGAAGTACTCGATGCATCTGGACTGACCAATCGGCAGCAATGTCCTAGGCAGAGCACCCCCGCTGCTGGATGAAATGCTTCCTCCTAAAATACTGTCAACCTCAATCGTAACCGGACCGTTACCTGTAGGTGACGATGAGGTTGTCCACTGAAACTGGCTTGCATAGGGGCTCCTCTCTGGTTGTTGATTGGCTCTGAAAGAATGCGTCGCCGAGGTTGTCAAGAATGTGGGCTGCTCATTGGCTGTGTGCGGGCTGAAGCAGATTGATACCGCCTTCCTCGACGACGATGGCGCAGCAATATCTCTCGTGCTTCCCATGGGATTTGAGCTGGTACTGCAGGTGTGCTGGTTGAAGTAAGTGACAGAAAACAATGGAGGATCGCTGGTGTCCTTCTGCTGGACTTGCTTTGTGGCAGGGCACTTCATGTCGTTCTTGTAGGTGCATCTGTAATAGAACCTGAAAATAGAATGACATTAACTCAAAACCTCACTTCAAAAGGAAAGAGATGAATTATTTGCCAAAATGTGGAACGCAGTCTAAATTCATTTTCTGACAAGCTTACAATAGTTGTATTTAACAGCATTGAGGGCATGCCCTCCGATCCACTCATAAAATTAGCAAGAGTACATCAGAATGTGACATCAGGGGACTTCATGTCATTCTACATTTCTGCCCACTGATCCTTTTGGACGGTTGAACATCTTTTAAAGACTTGCATTTTTAATATACCCCCACTAGTGACTGatcttgttcttttctttttcttgaaagTTATTAAGAATTCTGGAACTGAACTATGCATTAAGATGCATTTGCCAAAGGTCAACATCCCTTTAACTCAGTAAGTGGGTAAGTATTGGAAAAATCAAGATCAGTCATGTCCTTTCCC
This genomic interval from Panicum virgatum strain AP13 chromosome 8K, P.virgatum_v5, whole genome shotgun sequence contains the following:
- the LOC120643427 gene encoding transcription factor WRKY19-like isoform X2 gives rise to the protein MALDSVPTYLSDLGSAHRAARTQQQRIRKDERTWTSDTYAPYDDGHQWRKYGEKKLSNSNFPRFYYRCTYKNDMKCPATKQVQQKDTSDPPLFSVTYFNQHTCSTSSNPMGSTRDIAAPSSSRKAVSICFSPHTANEQPTFLTTSATHSFRANQQPERSPYASQFQWTTSSSPTGNGPVTIEVDSILGGSISSSSGGALPRTLLPIGQSRCIEYFHFL
- the LOC120646088 gene encoding probable WRKY transcription factor 70 — its product is MEDYCCVADREHAVEVVAQVYERIKIQQPLLILHCPPSTTTQLAQTLLSEALRALNVALSVMKQQQQQSSSAPATPISIKAEPPSHGGAAPDPEAITTSAARRGKRRRTTMEAAAAGKTSSSWAGLTTVPYEDGYEWRKYGEKKINGTSFTRSYFRCTYKDDTGCLATKHVQLKDSISDPPVFQVTYNNKHTCNNYGTSATTTAANKSSDDREINIINPHPLNAAAVMNNNVVVKQEPPAVLVLPPLVEASSSSALAFYHQTPPPPCQHDIDQPSLIPIGGMQQQQPCGTATDYHTPSTTSSSCISGDSSCDGYYYSAGGDMMAQMAAEEASPGQDFLPDLELFLLCDSFKDY
- the LOC120643427 gene encoding transcription factor WRKY19-like isoform X1 yields the protein MALDSVPTYLSDLGSAHRAARTQQQRISIRKDERTWTSDTYAPYDDGHQWRKYGEKKLSNSNFPRFYYRCTYKNDMKCPATKQVQQKDTSDPPLFSVTYFNQHTCSTSSNPMGSTRDIAAPSSSRKAVSICFSPHTANEQPTFLTTSATHSFRANQQPERSPYASQFQWTTSSSPTGNGPVTIEVDSILGGSISSSSGGALPRTLLPIGQSRCIEYFHFL